One window of the uncultured Paludibaculum sp. genome contains the following:
- a CDS encoding bacterioferritin, translating into MNHPSVDLLNQAVADELQAVHQYMYFHFHLDDQGFGPLSQLFKRTAIVEMGHVETLADRILFLKGDVNMAAAGPVAAITDPAEMLSKAIEMERQSASDYNKSAQQCGASADAATKQLFEALVGDEEAHQDAFEKQLDNINRFGLSYLALQSFGAPSGAPPAAK; encoded by the coding sequence GTGAATCATCCCAGCGTAGACTTACTAAACCAGGCGGTGGCCGACGAGCTCCAGGCCGTCCACCAATACATGTACTTCCACTTCCACCTCGACGACCAGGGCTTCGGCCCGCTGTCCCAACTCTTCAAGCGAACAGCCATCGTCGAGATGGGGCACGTCGAGACCCTCGCTGACCGCATCCTCTTCCTCAAGGGTGATGTGAACATGGCCGCCGCCGGCCCGGTCGCGGCGATCACCGACCCCGCCGAGATGCTCTCCAAAGCCATCGAGATGGAACGTCAGAGCGCTAGCGACTACAACAAATCGGCCCAGCAGTGCGGGGCTAGCGCCGATGCCGCCACCAAACAGCTCTTCGAAGCCCTCGTCGGCGACGAAGAGGCCCATCAGGACGCCTTCGAAAAGCAGCTCGACAACATCAATCGTTTCGGCCTCAGCTACCTGGCCTTGCAGTCCTTTGGAGCGCCCTCCGGAGCTCCGCCCGCCGCCAAGTAA
- a CDS encoding hemolysin III family protein, which translates to MPRVDEIRDVAVHAELTLGEEIANSVTHGAGALLSVAGLVVMVATAALDGSAVRVVACSIYGASLVLLYTFSTLYHALTNRRAKRLFRVLDHISIYLLIAGTYTPFTLVTLHGAWGWALFGVVWGLAVLGIGFKAFFTGRMEVLSTSVYILMGWVGAVAIRPLLQMMPWTGFLWLLAGGLCYTLGVAFYSWRRKYSHAVWHLFVLAGSACHFFAVWRWVLGR; encoded by the coding sequence ATGCCACGTGTGGATGAGATCCGGGATGTGGCGGTTCACGCCGAATTGACTCTGGGCGAGGAGATTGCCAACAGCGTCACGCATGGGGCCGGCGCGCTGCTGAGCGTGGCTGGACTGGTGGTGATGGTTGCCACGGCTGCACTGGACGGCTCGGCCGTGCGCGTTGTCGCCTGTTCGATCTACGGCGCCAGCCTGGTGCTGCTCTACACGTTCTCCACCCTGTACCACGCACTGACGAACCGACGCGCGAAGCGGCTATTTCGCGTTCTTGACCACATCTCCATCTACCTGCTGATTGCCGGAACCTACACACCGTTTACGCTGGTGACCCTGCACGGCGCCTGGGGTTGGGCATTGTTTGGCGTGGTGTGGGGGTTGGCGGTGCTGGGGATTGGGTTCAAGGCCTTCTTCACCGGGCGGATGGAGGTGCTGTCGACCTCGGTCTACATCTTGATGGGCTGGGTTGGCGCGGTGGCGATCAGACCGTTGTTGCAGATGATGCCTTGGACCGGATTCCTATGGCTGCTGGCTGGCGGGTTGTGCTACACGCTGGGCGTTGCCTTTTATTCGTGGCGCCGGAAGTACTCGCATGCGGTGTGGCACCTCTTTGTCCTGGCGGGGAGTGCTTGCCACTTCTTCGCGGTGTGGCGGTGGGTATTGGGACGGTAA
- a CDS encoding TonB-dependent receptor: MGNAGTIIGTIQDPSNEVVAGARVSIANPLTGYRREVLTDATGGFRFTNIPPNHYHLNVVAPGFAKLDHDVIVRTAVPINLALALKLESSTSSVTVEADSTDVLETVPFAHSDVDHTSLTKLPSGSPGSGLSDAITLSAPGVVADSNGFFHPLGDHAQTSFSIDGQPISDQQSKQFSTQIPVNAIQSMELITGAPSAEFGDKTSLVVNAVTRSGLDQNGHGSVRLQYGSFGTISEDANLSLGTSKFGNFLAFNTLRSGRFLDTPEFQPMHAVGSNGTLFDRIDYKPTARDSFHVNLFAARNWFQTPVTYDQLNQDQRQRVETFNISGGYQRTIGTSVLLTLTPFVRRDHLNYYPSADAFADTPATVQQERYLTNYGFRGDVAYVKGRHNLKFGTQITQTRLDEQFHLGITNSDFNPVCLSSSGDPLGLPGVTDPAACAASGAVANPDVLTSLIPIDLTRGGTPLFYKNRGKINQYAFYGQDSITLGQFSVNLGLRIDSYNGLSAATGVQPRIGLSYHSKATGTVFRASFSRTFETPYNENLLLSSATGAGGLASNVFGAYGQEPLRPGNRNQYNAGLQQAIGRWIVIDADYFWKYTRNAYDFDTLFNTPIQFPISWRRSAIDGVSVKVSTINIHGFQAYSNLGHTRARFFGPSNGGLIFNSPLSTGVFRIDHDQAFQQTTNLRYQKRKDAPWAAFTWRYDSGMVSGAVPDLESALALTGAEQAAIGFHCGGVYASVSNPISACASSYGATRLVIPAAGTASDDHNPPRIAPRHLFDVSTGTDNLFHREKLRTSLRFTVLNLTNQASLYNFLSTFSGTHFVAPRTYQAELGFNF; encoded by the coding sequence ATGGGCAACGCGGGTACGATCATCGGCACCATCCAGGATCCTTCGAATGAGGTCGTGGCCGGCGCCCGCGTCTCCATCGCCAACCCGCTCACCGGCTATAGGCGCGAGGTCCTCACCGACGCCACCGGCGGCTTCCGCTTCACCAACATCCCACCGAACCACTACCACTTGAATGTCGTCGCGCCCGGCTTCGCGAAGCTAGACCACGACGTCATCGTTCGCACCGCCGTCCCCATCAACCTGGCACTCGCCCTCAAGTTGGAAAGCTCCACCTCGTCCGTCACCGTCGAAGCCGACAGCACCGACGTGCTGGAAACCGTCCCCTTCGCACACAGCGACGTCGACCATACCAGCCTCACGAAGCTGCCCTCTGGTTCCCCCGGCTCTGGCCTGAGCGACGCCATCACCCTCAGCGCCCCCGGCGTCGTCGCCGACTCGAATGGCTTCTTCCACCCCCTGGGCGACCACGCTCAAACCAGCTTCTCCATCGACGGCCAACCCATCAGTGACCAGCAAAGCAAACAGTTCTCCACCCAGATCCCCGTCAACGCCATCCAAAGCATGGAACTGATCACCGGCGCCCCGTCCGCTGAATTCGGCGACAAAACCAGCCTCGTCGTCAACGCGGTCACCCGCTCCGGACTCGATCAAAACGGCCATGGGAGCGTCCGCCTCCAGTACGGTTCCTTCGGCACCATCTCCGAGGACGCCAATCTCTCTCTGGGCACCTCCAAGTTCGGCAACTTTCTCGCCTTCAACACCCTGCGCTCGGGCCGCTTCCTCGACACCCCCGAGTTCCAGCCCATGCACGCCGTCGGCAGCAACGGCACGCTGTTCGACCGCATTGATTACAAGCCCACCGCCCGCGACTCGTTCCACGTCAACCTCTTCGCCGCCCGCAACTGGTTCCAGACCCCCGTCACCTACGACCAGTTGAATCAGGATCAGCGCCAGAGGGTCGAGACCTTCAACATCTCCGGCGGCTACCAGCGCACCATCGGTACATCGGTACTGCTCACCCTCACCCCGTTCGTCCGCCGCGATCACCTCAACTACTACCCCAGCGCCGACGCCTTCGCCGATACACCGGCCACCGTCCAGCAGGAGCGCTACCTCACCAATTACGGCTTTCGCGGCGACGTCGCCTATGTCAAGGGTCGTCACAATCTGAAGTTCGGCACCCAGATCACCCAAACCCGCCTGGATGAGCAGTTCCACCTCGGCATCACGAACTCCGATTTCAACCCGGTTTGCCTTTCCTCCTCAGGCGACCCGCTGGGCCTGCCGGGCGTGACCGATCCAGCCGCCTGTGCCGCCTCGGGTGCCGTGGCCAATCCCGATGTCCTCACCAGCCTGATCCCCATCGACCTCACCCGCGGAGGAACCCCGCTCTTCTACAAGAACCGCGGCAAGATCAATCAGTACGCCTTCTACGGACAGGATTCCATTACGCTAGGCCAGTTCAGCGTTAACCTTGGGCTCCGCATCGACAGCTACAACGGCCTCAGCGCCGCCACTGGGGTGCAGCCACGCATTGGCCTCTCCTATCACAGCAAAGCCACCGGCACCGTCTTCCGCGCATCCTTCTCCCGCACCTTCGAGACGCCATACAACGAGAACCTGCTGCTATCCAGCGCCACCGGCGCCGGCGGCCTCGCCTCCAACGTCTTCGGCGCCTATGGCCAGGAACCCTTGCGCCCCGGCAATCGCAACCAGTACAACGCCGGCCTCCAACAGGCCATCGGCCGCTGGATCGTCATCGACGCCGACTACTTCTGGAAATACACCCGCAACGCCTACGACTTCGACACGCTCTTCAACACACCCATCCAGTTCCCGATCTCCTGGCGGCGTTCCGCCATCGACGGCGTTTCCGTGAAGGTCAGCACTATCAACATCCACGGCTTCCAGGCTTACTCCAACCTCGGCCACACCCGAGCCCGCTTCTTCGGTCCTTCGAATGGTGGCCTGATCTTCAACTCCCCGCTCTCCACCGGAGTCTTCCGCATCGATCACGATCAGGCCTTCCAGCAGACCACCAACCTCCGCTACCAAAAGAGGAAGGACGCGCCCTGGGCCGCCTTTACCTGGCGCTACGACAGCGGCATGGTCTCCGGAGCCGTACCCGATCTGGAAAGCGCCCTCGCCCTCACCGGAGCGGAGCAAGCCGCCATCGGCTTCCATTGCGGTGGCGTGTATGCGTCGGTGAGCAACCCGATCTCCGCGTGTGCCTCCTCCTACGGAGCCACCCGCTTGGTCATCCCGGCCGCCGGCACGGCCAGCGACGATCACAATCCACCCCGCATCGCCCCGCGCCATCTGTTCGACGTGAGCACCGGAACGGACAATCTCTTCCACCGCGAGAAGTTGAGGACCTCCCTGCGCTTCACGGTCCTGAACCTGACGAATCAGGCCTCCCTCTACAACTTCCTGTCGACCTTCAGCGGCACCCATTTCGTAGCCCCGCGAACCTACCAAGCCGAACTCGGCTTCAATTTCTAG
- a CDS encoding glycosyltransferase family 39 protein, which produces MKLRRPVVSLFRPGPLALVVLAYCALLWALMARTPLWLDEVLQLLGTSSGSAWDAVVWASRNAGGVPLGYLLQWMSLQTLGHSQVAARLPSALAAVLCAVLVLRLSRTFGLRSPSLAFLLFLILPLQLRYAVEARPYSLALLWTLAATVVVLKLSAQPSLRLWAFYLVLSIAALYTQPFSLFLLLAHTVWLFGDHRNLAFRLAALQILAVACFLPWYLHSRAEWTSVLSTAGIQAHFEPKTVLMLVREISGGGYALSIPLILLAIWGVRSPALPRQTKLLLGTTILVPLLCVYAADAAFGYFFAIRQLIFILPSLVLLAAEGLRLLYAAQPRLGAAAAVAILLLSAGHTYQHVRTKGENWALAASILSLATDHDACALIAPAAHLSLYAHFQPELLRRTCSPDLAREHVIVAAISPYSTPADQAILQNRLSTARFSAAYSTRAGGSTIQVLRRNPDETLSRWSSLPGPLTANSGPLTANRRTTMTSSSILTTDDVLATQPQILVPDPLLHVPSPAPFCPVHGQRGYDHRHHPGSFE; this is translated from the coding sequence ATGAAACTTCGACGACCCGTAGTGTCTCTATTCCGCCCCGGGCCCCTCGCCCTTGTTGTGCTCGCCTACTGCGCCCTCCTCTGGGCGCTCATGGCGCGCACTCCTTTGTGGCTCGACGAAGTGCTGCAATTGCTCGGCACTTCCTCCGGCAGCGCCTGGGACGCAGTCGTCTGGGCTAGCCGCAATGCCGGCGGAGTTCCCTTGGGTTACCTCCTCCAATGGATGTCACTCCAGACCCTGGGACATTCCCAAGTGGCCGCCCGCCTGCCCTCGGCCCTCGCCGCAGTCCTCTGCGCCGTGCTTGTCCTCCGCCTCAGCCGGACGTTTGGCCTCCGCAGCCCCTCCCTGGCGTTCCTTCTCTTCCTCATCCTGCCGCTCCAACTCCGCTACGCCGTCGAGGCCCGCCCCTACTCGCTGGCTCTCCTCTGGACCCTCGCCGCTACGGTCGTCGTTCTCAAACTAAGCGCTCAGCCCAGCCTCCGCCTCTGGGCCTTCTACCTGGTTCTCTCGATCGCAGCCCTGTACACCCAACCCTTCAGCCTCTTCCTCTTGCTGGCCCACACCGTCTGGCTTTTTGGTGACCACCGCAACCTTGCCTTCCGGCTCGCGGCTCTCCAGATACTGGCCGTCGCTTGCTTCCTACCCTGGTACCTCCACTCTCGCGCCGAGTGGACCAGCGTCCTGAGCACCGCCGGCATCCAGGCCCACTTCGAACCCAAAACCGTACTGATGCTGGTCCGCGAGATCTCTGGCGGCGGCTACGCCCTGTCTATCCCACTCATCCTCCTGGCCATCTGGGGCGTGCGATCCCCCGCTCTGCCCCGTCAAACCAAGCTCCTGCTCGGCACCACCATCCTAGTCCCCTTGTTGTGCGTCTACGCAGCCGACGCCGCGTTCGGCTACTTTTTCGCAATCCGCCAGCTCATCTTCATCCTCCCGAGCCTCGTGCTGCTAGCCGCCGAGGGACTCCGCCTCCTCTACGCCGCTCAGCCCCGCCTGGGTGCCGCCGCAGCGGTCGCCATCCTTCTACTCTCCGCTGGTCACACCTACCAGCACGTGAGAACAAAGGGAGAAAACTGGGCTCTAGCCGCGTCGATCCTCAGCTTGGCCACCGATCACGACGCATGCGCCCTCATCGCCCCAGCCGCCCACCTTTCCCTCTACGCTCATTTCCAACCGGAACTCCTCCGCCGCACCTGTTCACCCGACCTCGCTCGCGAACACGTCATTGTCGCGGCCATCTCGCCCTACTCCACACCCGCCGACCAAGCCATACTCCAGAACCGCCTCAGCACCGCCAGATTCTCCGCAGCCTACTCCACCCGCGCTGGCGGCAGCACCATCCAGGTTCTGCGTCGAAACCCGGACGAAACCCTCTCCCGCTGGAGCTCCCTCCCAGGTCCGCTCACGGCGAATTCGGGCCCGCTCACCGCCAATAGAAGGACAACCATGACATCTTCATCAATACTGACCACAGATGACGTCCTCGCCACGCAACCCCAGATTCTGGTGCCTGACCCTCTTCTTCACGTCCCTTCTCCTGCCCCTTTCTGCCCAGTCCATGGGCAACGCGGGTACGATCATCGGCACCATCCAGGATCCTTCGAATGA
- a CDS encoding DUF1345 domain-containing protein, translated as MAEAAKSWKPEHPREPVWPSAMGLIAVGGLQLALPSHLVFGPAWVVLTLVCVSAAVTAMLHHTGRHDESRIAGFVLSAIVTLAMISSLGLLVAGLPSHRDSAKDLLSGATGLWLSNILVFASWYWRLDGGGPHARWRRERHDSGSFLFPQMMMPGLKQWRPGFVDYLFLAFNTSTAFSPTDVPVLSRWAKGMMMVQSLISLGTIVILAGRAVNVL; from the coding sequence ATGGCGGAAGCGGCGAAATCATGGAAGCCCGAGCATCCCCGGGAGCCGGTGTGGCCCTCGGCCATGGGACTGATTGCGGTGGGTGGGCTGCAACTGGCGCTGCCGTCGCATCTGGTCTTCGGGCCTGCCTGGGTGGTGCTGACGTTGGTGTGCGTTTCGGCGGCGGTGACGGCGATGCTGCACCATACGGGGCGCCACGATGAGAGCCGGATTGCAGGTTTTGTCCTGTCGGCGATCGTCACGCTGGCGATGATTTCGTCGTTGGGACTGCTGGTGGCCGGATTGCCTTCGCACCGGGATTCGGCGAAAGACCTGCTATCGGGAGCCACCGGATTGTGGTTGAGCAACATCCTGGTGTTCGCGTCGTGGTACTGGCGCCTGGATGGTGGCGGGCCGCACGCCCGGTGGCGGAGGGAGAGACACGATTCGGGTTCGTTTCTGTTTCCCCAGATGATGATGCCGGGGTTGAAGCAATGGCGGCCGGGATTTGTGGACTATCTTTTTCTGGCATTCAACACCAGCACGGCGTTCTCTCCGACCGATGTGCCAGTTCTTTCGCGGTGGGCCAAGGGAATGATGATGGTTCAATCGCTGATCTCCCTGGGGACCATCGTGATCCTGGCTGGCCGGGCCGTGAATGTTCTCTAG
- a CDS encoding c-type cytochrome, which yields MKHAKTGAVLAVTAVSWAHLFAQAPPNRAGRSLPEGPGRDVTQRVCGSTCHGPDTIMGKGRSREQWTAVVNAMVARGAKANDAELVQIAEYLTARLGPNMVATVPPVGNTRGGGRAAGRGPGPLGAGAADSHVVDDAGAERGKAVYTAECITCHGLNGRGGNETLPAEQRGPDLVRSVLVLHDRYGSEIGPFLAKNHPLRSGRRGSSLTKEQVGDLAHFLHQTVYYTLRSGPMLKVQNVLTGDPKAGAAYFSGEGKCSTCHSASGDLAGIGKKYDPPTLQTKFLFPRSVGFGRAGARTATAKPVTVTVTAADGSVTEGVLERLDDFNVSLRDGQGQYRSFKITPQLKVVKHDPYAMHVTLLDQYTDKNIHDIVAYLESLQ from the coding sequence ATGAAACACGCCAAAACTGGGGCCGTGCTGGCGGTAACGGCTGTGTCCTGGGCTCACCTCTTTGCACAAGCGCCTCCCAACCGCGCGGGCCGCAGTTTGCCGGAAGGCCCCGGCCGCGATGTGACGCAACGGGTTTGCGGCTCCACCTGCCACGGTCCGGACACGATCATGGGCAAGGGGCGGTCGCGCGAGCAGTGGACCGCGGTGGTGAATGCCATGGTGGCGCGCGGCGCCAAGGCGAACGATGCTGAACTCGTGCAGATCGCCGAGTATCTGACGGCCCGGTTGGGGCCGAACATGGTGGCAACGGTTCCGCCGGTGGGCAACACTCGCGGAGGTGGGCGCGCGGCCGGGCGTGGGCCGGGGCCCCTCGGCGCGGGTGCGGCGGACTCGCATGTGGTGGACGATGCCGGGGCGGAGCGGGGCAAGGCGGTCTACACGGCGGAGTGCATCACGTGTCACGGGCTGAACGGGCGCGGCGGGAACGAGACATTGCCGGCGGAACAACGCGGACCCGATCTGGTGCGCTCGGTGCTGGTGCTACATGACCGCTACGGCAGCGAGATCGGTCCGTTTCTGGCGAAGAACCATCCGTTGCGGAGCGGGCGGCGCGGCTCGAGCCTGACGAAGGAGCAGGTAGGCGACCTGGCGCACTTCCTGCATCAGACCGTGTACTACACGCTGCGCAGTGGCCCCATGCTGAAGGTGCAGAATGTGCTCACTGGCGACCCCAAGGCGGGCGCGGCGTACTTCAGTGGAGAAGGGAAGTGCAGCACGTGCCACTCGGCCAGTGGCGATCTGGCCGGGATCGGGAAGAAGTACGATCCACCGACGCTCCAGACGAAGTTCCTGTTCCCCCGCAGCGTGGGCTTTGGCCGAGCCGGTGCGAGGACGGCAACGGCCAAGCCGGTGACTGTAACCGTGACGGCTGCCGATGGGAGCGTGACGGAGGGCGTGCTGGAGAGGCTGGACGACTTCAACGTATCGCTGCGCGACGGGCAAGGACAGTACCGATCCTTCAAGATCACACCGCAGCTGAAGGTCGTCAAACACGATCCGTATGCCATGCACGTGACGCTGCTGGACCAGTACACAGACAAGAATATCCACGATATCGTTGCCTATCTGGAGTCCCTGCAATGA
- a CDS encoding acido-empty-quinoprotein group A: MTLTLPFVKPLLALVLTASALFSQAMKPATLMGPPANAWPMTIGDYSGRRFSTLKQINDRNVNSLSLAWVYRTNSGQGFASSIKATPVLVDGVLYFSVPDHVWAVDARTGHEVWHFSWTSTGGIHIGSRGVAISGNSLYFETPDCHLVALTVKDGKERWRAPICDLDQMYFGSAAPLVINNHVIAGVSGDDLDAPGYIESHDPETGALQWRWYAHPQPGDPEAKTWPNVEAMLHGGGMTWGAYAYDPELNLLYFGTGNPQPVIAGKGREGDNLYTESIIALNPDTGKMAWYFQVSPHDTHDWDGVEAPVLIDGEIEGKPRKLLAQASRNGYFFLLDRTNGRNIVSKPFAKANWAKGLDAKGQPIPNPAKMPQLDGVLVSPNQAGAANWPPPSFSPLTGLFYVNATDAYSVYYIYDNDIKPEGWGGNDHGGWSQSALRAIDYKTGEIKWSHTWEGTGGPRSGVLSTAGNLVFAADSSSNFVALDALKGQPLWHTNLGSGMSNAPMTYELDGTQYLVVAAGDTLFGFAMMAK; the protein is encoded by the coding sequence ATGACGTTGACGCTGCCCTTTGTGAAGCCGCTGCTTGCCTTGGTACTTACCGCCTCGGCGCTCTTCTCACAGGCAATGAAGCCCGCGACGCTGATGGGTCCGCCCGCGAATGCCTGGCCGATGACGATTGGTGATTACTCTGGGCGCCGGTTCAGCACCTTGAAGCAGATCAACGACAGGAATGTGAACTCGTTGAGCCTGGCGTGGGTGTACAGGACGAATTCCGGGCAGGGTTTCGCGTCGTCAATCAAGGCGACACCGGTGTTGGTGGACGGGGTGTTGTACTTTTCAGTGCCCGATCACGTCTGGGCGGTGGATGCAAGGACGGGTCACGAGGTATGGCACTTTTCGTGGACCTCCACGGGCGGCATCCACATCGGGAGCAGAGGCGTGGCGATCTCTGGAAACTCGTTGTACTTCGAAACACCGGATTGCCACTTGGTGGCGCTGACTGTGAAGGATGGCAAGGAGCGATGGCGGGCACCGATCTGCGATCTGGATCAGATGTATTTCGGTTCGGCCGCTCCGCTGGTGATCAATAACCATGTCATCGCGGGCGTCAGCGGCGACGACCTGGACGCGCCAGGATATATCGAGTCGCACGATCCGGAGACCGGCGCACTGCAATGGCGATGGTACGCGCATCCGCAACCGGGCGATCCGGAGGCTAAGACGTGGCCTAACGTGGAAGCGATGCTGCACGGCGGCGGGATGACGTGGGGCGCCTATGCCTACGATCCGGAGCTGAACCTGCTGTACTTCGGGACCGGGAATCCACAACCGGTGATTGCGGGCAAGGGGCGCGAGGGCGACAACCTGTACACGGAGAGCATCATCGCGTTGAATCCGGATACGGGGAAGATGGCATGGTATTTTCAGGTTTCCCCGCATGATACGCACGACTGGGATGGGGTGGAGGCTCCGGTGCTGATCGACGGCGAGATCGAGGGGAAGCCGCGGAAACTGCTGGCGCAGGCGAGCCGGAACGGGTACTTCTTCCTTCTGGACCGGACAAACGGGAGGAATATCGTATCGAAGCCGTTCGCGAAGGCGAACTGGGCGAAGGGGCTGGACGCCAAAGGACAGCCGATTCCGAATCCGGCCAAGATGCCGCAACTGGATGGCGTGCTGGTGTCGCCCAACCAAGCGGGCGCCGCGAACTGGCCGCCACCGAGCTTCAGTCCGCTGACAGGGCTGTTCTATGTGAACGCGACGGATGCCTACAGCGTGTACTACATCTACGACAACGACATCAAGCCGGAGGGCTGGGGTGGCAACGATCATGGCGGCTGGTCACAATCGGCGTTGCGGGCGATCGACTACAAGACCGGCGAGATCAAATGGAGCCACACGTGGGAGGGGACCGGCGGGCCGAGGTCGGGTGTGCTGTCGACGGCCGGGAATCTGGTGTTCGCTGCGGATTCGTCGAGTAACTTCGTAGCTTTGGATGCGCTGAAGGGCCAGCCGTTGTGGCACACGAATCTGGGGTCGGGCATGAGCAATGCTCCGATGACGTATGAGCTGGACGGCACCCAATACCTGGTCGTGGCGGCCGGAGATACGCTGTTCGGGTTTGCGATGATGGCGAAATAG
- a CDS encoding SIR2 family protein — translation MTPPADLMKAIADDRAVAFLGSGLSLAAGLPDWPGLLKELAGQARSSGQVTEIEQAQLIEWAGQPDFLMLADALVNKLGRGNFIRFMKEKFNGAATPTEVHRELTRVPFAAYVTTNYDTLLEDAWSEVQHKRLEVFTHEDQSELRDPFRNRKAFLVKIHGDIHGPDTLVLGLQDFRKVIHQNRAYSRFMEDVLGRFSLVFLGYSLSDPDVLSILDELVTVFDGVPGQHFALVDEERMTGLRAGVFLRNYGIQVITYKKSAPNHPEVLEFVKALSAKAPAEKAKQLGAMPVMMADDAATLPLYQALNPLFRLNLTEWSALRTIPICMPQAAVPQAPLAPVPVPAPPGPPPAAGGGLWHVLGALRSPTPAAAKASPPAACATRDYCMAKAGAAVWGKLAAWYQALSSTAEGQLLRANLDRECARNDLDRELWADFLSRLAEVGPSPEKPFDGLTALIQSSGSRFLLRGKKLQTMEVLCRYIRLRHFSALAKASGHSSAAAASMVGQAAAEDSNTLRIGELLLGKPGGPSWCTTATYAEGKDAAAIARDLWDGAPGEPVVEIRYEVATLAPEDYPRVATVPDIYSGRVEEANILKPALGEGDWCWTVRIQEAPKWQRLAPSAVHPTLKLSGALGRALGLRVVM, via the coding sequence ATGACACCGCCGGCTGATCTCATGAAGGCGATTGCGGACGACCGGGCCGTGGCCTTTCTGGGGTCGGGGCTATCGCTGGCGGCCGGATTGCCGGACTGGCCGGGGTTGCTAAAGGAACTGGCGGGGCAGGCGCGGTCCAGCGGCCAGGTGACGGAAATCGAACAGGCGCAGTTGATCGAGTGGGCCGGGCAACCGGACTTTCTGATGCTGGCCGATGCGCTGGTGAACAAGCTGGGCCGCGGGAACTTCATCCGTTTCATGAAGGAGAAGTTCAACGGGGCGGCGACTCCGACCGAGGTTCACCGGGAGTTGACGCGGGTCCCCTTTGCGGCTTACGTCACGACGAACTACGACACGCTGCTGGAAGATGCGTGGAGCGAGGTTCAACACAAGCGGCTGGAGGTGTTCACGCACGAGGACCAGAGCGAGCTGCGCGATCCGTTCCGCAACCGCAAGGCGTTTCTGGTGAAGATCCACGGCGATATTCATGGCCCGGACACGCTGGTGTTGGGGCTGCAGGACTTCCGGAAGGTGATTCACCAGAACCGGGCCTACAGCCGGTTCATGGAGGATGTGCTGGGTCGGTTTTCGCTCGTGTTTCTGGGCTACAGTCTGAGCGACCCGGACGTCCTGAGTATTCTCGATGAACTGGTGACGGTGTTTGACGGCGTGCCGGGGCAGCATTTCGCATTGGTCGACGAAGAGCGGATGACAGGGCTGCGGGCGGGCGTGTTCCTCCGCAACTACGGCATCCAGGTGATTACGTATAAGAAGTCGGCTCCAAATCATCCGGAGGTGCTGGAGTTTGTGAAGGCGCTGTCAGCCAAGGCACCAGCGGAGAAGGCGAAACAGCTTGGCGCGATGCCGGTGATGATGGCGGACGACGCGGCTACGCTGCCGTTGTACCAGGCTTTGAATCCGCTGTTCCGGCTGAATCTGACGGAGTGGTCGGCGCTGAGGACGATCCCGATCTGCATGCCGCAGGCGGCGGTGCCTCAGGCTCCTCTGGCACCGGTACCGGTGCCCGCACCGCCCGGTCCTCCTCCCGCGGCTGGGGGCGGGCTGTGGCATGTTTTGGGTGCGCTGCGATCTCCAACGCCCGCTGCGGCGAAGGCGTCACCGCCGGCAGCATGCGCCACGCGGGATTACTGCATGGCCAAAGCCGGGGCCGCAGTCTGGGGCAAGCTGGCCGCGTGGTATCAGGCCTTGAGTTCCACAGCGGAGGGCCAGTTGCTGCGTGCGAACCTCGATCGGGAGTGCGCGCGCAATGACTTGGACCGTGAGCTGTGGGCCGACTTTCTGAGCCGTCTGGCCGAGGTGGGGCCGTCTCCGGAAAAGCCGTTCGACGGGCTGACCGCGCTGATTCAGTCTTCGGGCAGCCGTTTTCTGCTGCGGGGCAAGAAGCTCCAGACGATGGAGGTTCTGTGCCGGTATATCCGTCTACGGCATTTTTCCGCCTTGGCCAAGGCATCGGGACACAGTTCCGCGGCGGCGGCTTCGATGGTGGGACAGGCCGCAGCCGAGGATAGTAACACGCTGCGGATTGGGGAGCTGTTGCTAGGCAAGCCGGGTGGTCCGTCGTGGTGTACGACGGCGACGTATGCGGAAGGAAAAGACGCGGCGGCGATTGCTCGGGATCTTTGGGATGGGGCGCCTGGCGAACCGGTGGTGGAGATCCGGTATGAGGTCGCGACGCTGGCGCCGGAGGACTATCCGCGGGTGGCGACGGTGCCGGACATCTACAGCGGCCGCGTCGAAGAGGCCAACATACTGAAGCCGGCGCTGGGGGAGGGCGATTGGTGCTGGACGGTGCGGATCCAGGAGGCGCCGAAGTGGCAGCGGCTGGCTCCGAGTGCGGTGCATCCGACGTTGAAGTTGTCCGGGGCGCTGGGGCGGGCGCTGGGGTTGCGGGTGGTGATGTAG